The following are from one region of the Sphingomonas oryzagri genome:
- a CDS encoding Leu/Phe/Val dehydrogenase, with product MAPWDYPDFDEHEGVHFFRDARSGLSAIIAIHSTHLGSAAGGCRYWSYARSDEAVTDALRLSRGMSYKNAMAGLPMGGGKAVILADAQSPKSPELLAAFGRAVESLGGRYVTAEDVGISDADMVEVSKQTKHVSGLPVAGGAAGGDPGPFTAHGVYLGVKAAVRRALKREDMAGVHVAIQGVGSVGGGLAKLLAKDGAKLTLADVNADRAKALAAELGGEAVSADEILRVEADVISPCALGAILTAESIAALRAPVVAGGANNQLATPDDGWRIHARGITYAPDYVINAGGIINVGLEYLGQGDRAEVEKRIAEIPGRLDTIWQESAASSEPASIVADRMAQRLIGRA from the coding sequence ATGGCCCCCTGGGACTATCCCGATTTCGACGAGCATGAAGGCGTCCATTTCTTTCGGGATGCGCGCTCGGGCCTTAGCGCGATCATCGCCATTCACTCGACCCACCTTGGATCGGCGGCCGGCGGCTGCCGTTACTGGAGCTATGCGCGCTCCGACGAGGCGGTGACCGACGCGCTGCGCCTGTCGCGCGGCATGAGCTACAAGAACGCGATGGCCGGCCTGCCGATGGGCGGGGGCAAGGCGGTGATCCTCGCCGACGCGCAGTCGCCCAAGTCGCCGGAGCTGCTGGCGGCCTTCGGTCGCGCGGTTGAGTCGCTCGGCGGCCGCTACGTAACGGCCGAGGATGTCGGCATCTCGGACGCCGACATGGTCGAGGTCTCGAAGCAGACGAAGCATGTCTCCGGTCTGCCCGTGGCGGGCGGTGCGGCGGGCGGCGATCCCGGCCCGTTCACCGCGCATGGCGTCTATCTCGGCGTCAAGGCGGCGGTGCGCCGCGCGCTGAAGCGTGAGGACATGGCCGGCGTGCACGTCGCCATCCAGGGTGTCGGCAGCGTCGGCGGCGGGCTGGCGAAGCTGCTCGCGAAGGACGGCGCGAAGCTGACCCTCGCCGACGTCAACGCCGATCGTGCCAAGGCGCTGGCCGCCGAATTGGGCGGCGAGGCGGTGTCGGCTGATGAGATCCTGCGCGTCGAGGCGGACGTGATCAGCCCCTGCGCGCTGGGCGCGATCCTCACCGCCGAGAGCATCGCGGCGCTGCGCGCGCCGGTGGTGGCGGGTGGCGCCAACAACCAGCTGGCGACGCCGGACGACGGCTGGCGCATCCATGCGCGCGGCATCACCTACGCGCCCGATTACGTGATCAACGCGGGCGGCATCATCAACGTCGGCCTCGAATATCTCGGCCAGGGCGACCGCGCCGAGGTGGAGAAGCGCATCGCCGAAATCCCCGGCCGCCTCGATACGATCTGGCAGGAGAGTGCGGCGAGCAGCGAGCCGGCCTCGATCGTCGCCGATCGTATGGCGCAGCGCCTGATCGGCCGCGCCTGA
- the ccmC gene encoding heme ABC transporter permease CcmC, protein MHIFANPARFLQIARPLTGWCGWIGALLTVAGLGAGLFLTPPDYLQGETVRIMYLHVPSAWLGMAGWSGIAVASIMQLVWRHPLAAVAARAVALPGAVFTGICLATGSIWGRPTWGTWWEWDGRLTSMLVLLFVYIAYIALAEAEADRGGQGRIAAIFGIVGVVNLPIIHFSVLWWRTLHQGESISLKGSTIAGSILWPLPVALLGFTLLFAAIVLMRMRAMLARQKVEARLRRMGADA, encoded by the coding sequence ATGCACATCTTCGCCAACCCCGCCCGTTTTCTGCAGATCGCGCGCCCGCTCACCGGATGGTGCGGCTGGATCGGCGCGTTGCTGACGGTTGCCGGGCTGGGCGCGGGGCTGTTCCTCACCCCGCCCGATTACCTGCAGGGCGAGACGGTGCGGATCATGTACCTCCATGTGCCGAGCGCGTGGCTTGGCATGGCGGGTTGGAGCGGTATCGCCGTCGCCTCGATCATGCAGTTGGTGTGGCGGCACCCACTCGCCGCCGTCGCGGCACGCGCGGTGGCGCTGCCGGGCGCGGTGTTCACCGGCATCTGCCTCGCCACCGGTTCCATCTGGGGCCGCCCGACCTGGGGGACGTGGTGGGAATGGGACGGGCGGCTGACCTCGATGCTCGTCCTGCTGTTCGTCTACATCGCCTATATCGCGCTTGCCGAGGCGGAGGCCGATCGCGGCGGGCAGGGGCGGATCGCGGCGATCTTCGGCATCGTCGGCGTCGTGAACCTGCCGATCATCCACTTCTCGGTACTGTGGTGGCGCACGCTGCATCAGGGCGAAAGCATTTCGCTCAAGGGATCGACCATCGCGGGATCGATCCTGTGGCCGCTGCCGGTCGCTCTGCTCGGCTTCACGCTGCTGTTTGCGGCGATCGTATTGATGCGGATGCGCGCTATGCTGGCGCGCCAGAAGGTCGAGGCGCGGCTGCGCCGGATGGGGGCGGACGCGTGA
- the ccmD gene encoding heme exporter protein CcmD yields MNQWHFVIAAYALGGIAMLALTLASLFQMRKAERAAEALKRR; encoded by the coding sequence GTGAACCAGTGGCATTTCGTCATCGCCGCCTATGCGCTGGGCGGCATCGCGATGCTGGCGTTGACGCTCGCCAGCCTCTTCCAGATGCGCAAGGCGGAGCGCGCGGCGGAGGCGTTGAAGCGCCGGTGA
- the ccmE gene encoding cytochrome c maturation protein CcmE — protein sequence MKAKNQRLVLALLALVALVGAVLLGMSALKDQASYFYSPSDALRDHVEIGRAVRLGGMVEKGSLKRQTDGVTITFNVTDGAATVAARYTGIVPDLFREGSGVVAEGRFTAPGEFTADTILAKHDENYKPPELAGNGMHETGSLKK from the coding sequence GTGAAAGCCAAGAATCAACGTCTCGTGCTGGCGCTGCTGGCGCTCGTCGCCCTGGTCGGCGCGGTGCTGCTCGGCATGTCCGCGCTGAAGGATCAGGCTTCCTATTTCTACAGCCCCAGCGATGCGCTTCGTGATCATGTCGAGATCGGCCGCGCGGTGCGGCTGGGCGGCATGGTCGAAAAGGGATCGCTGAAGCGGCAGACGGATGGCGTCACCATCACCTTCAATGTCACCGATGGCGCCGCGACCGTCGCCGCACGCTACACCGGCATCGTGCCGGACCTGTTCCGTGAGGGATCGGGCGTGGTGGCGGAAGGCCGCTTCACCGCGCCAGGCGAGTTCACCGCCGACACGATCCTCGCCAAGCATGACGAGAATTACAAACCGCCCGAGCTTGCCGGAAACGGCATGCACGAAACGGGGAGCCTGAAAAAGTGA
- a CDS encoding heme lyase CcmF/NrfE family subunit, whose translation MIAEAGLAALWIAAMLAALQAFIGLGSLKAGGEELLRAVRPVAVAQAVMTVASFAALLWLFYSTDLSVKLVAEDSAISVPTLYRIAGAWGNHEGSMLLWVTILAIAGAAVALLERRLPERTLAATIAAQGVIALGFFAFLLFSSNPFARLEIAPADGNGFNPLLQDPGLAFHPPTLYVGYVGLSVAFSFAVGALLTRDVGPAFAKAMRPWVLGAWTFLTLGITAGSYWAYYELGWGGWWFWDPTENASLMPWLAATALLHSVTVLATRDGLRAWTVMLAVVAFSMSMVGTFLVRSGILTSVHAFALDPKRGAFILVLLALYIGGALALFGARIATVTEGNRFDPVSREGALVVNNLLLSVILGLVLIGTLYPLAAESLTGEKLSVGPPYFNATTGPLALVLVAVMAAGPVMRWRRDDIAKVAKRIAIPAVLTVIAFVAVLVLAPGLRILPLLGLTLAAGVAAASIAPLWKRKLRRTPLFTWGMVIAHLGVAVSLAGMACESAFTKETLVAARPGETVTVGPYAIRFASVDPVPGRNFTAVQATLVATRGSSTPITLKPEQRTFDNPPQQTSESAIATRWDGQLYTVVGAPVPGGRWQLRLWWKPFVTLIWLGGALIALGGALSLIGRALPRHRPVVEHTGFARFG comes from the coding sequence GTGATCGCCGAGGCCGGCCTCGCGGCGCTGTGGATCGCGGCCATGCTGGCTGCGCTGCAGGCGTTCATCGGCCTGGGTTCGCTCAAGGCGGGCGGCGAGGAGCTGTTGCGCGCGGTGCGACCGGTTGCCGTGGCGCAGGCGGTGATGACGGTGGCGTCTTTCGCCGCCTTGCTCTGGCTGTTCTATTCCACCGATCTCTCGGTAAAGCTCGTTGCCGAGGACAGCGCGATCAGCGTGCCGACGCTCTACCGGATCGCGGGCGCATGGGGAAACCACGAAGGCTCGATGCTGCTTTGGGTCACGATCCTTGCGATCGCCGGGGCGGCCGTGGCCCTGCTGGAGCGACGCCTGCCGGAGCGGACGCTCGCTGCCACCATCGCCGCGCAGGGCGTGATTGCGCTCGGCTTCTTCGCCTTCCTGCTTTTCTCGTCCAACCCCTTCGCGCGGCTGGAGATCGCGCCCGCCGATGGCAACGGCTTCAATCCGTTGCTGCAGGACCCCGGCTTGGCCTTCCATCCGCCGACCCTCTATGTCGGCTATGTCGGCCTGTCGGTGGCCTTCTCCTTCGCGGTCGGCGCGCTGCTGACCCGCGATGTCGGCCCCGCCTTCGCCAAGGCGATGCGGCCGTGGGTGCTGGGGGCTTGGACCTTCCTGACGCTCGGCATCACGGCGGGCAGCTACTGGGCCTATTATGAACTCGGCTGGGGCGGCTGGTGGTTCTGGGATCCCACCGAGAACGCTTCGCTGATGCCGTGGCTGGCGGCGACGGCCCTGCTTCATTCGGTGACGGTGCTGGCGACACGCGATGGCTTGCGCGCATGGACGGTGATGCTGGCGGTGGTCGCCTTCTCGATGTCGATGGTCGGCACCTTCCTGGTGCGATCCGGCATTCTGACCTCGGTCCACGCCTTCGCGCTGGATCCTAAGCGCGGTGCCTTCATCCTCGTGCTGCTGGCGCTCTATATCGGCGGTGCGCTCGCACTGTTCGGCGCGCGGATCGCGACGGTGACGGAGGGCAACCGCTTCGATCCGGTGAGCCGCGAGGGCGCGCTGGTGGTCAACAATCTGTTGCTGTCGGTGATCCTGGGGCTGGTGCTGATCGGCACGCTTTATCCGCTCGCCGCGGAGAGCCTGACCGGGGAGAAATTGTCGGTCGGCCCGCCTTACTTCAATGCGACGACCGGGCCGCTGGCGCTGGTCCTCGTCGCGGTGATGGCGGCGGGACCGGTGATGCGCTGGCGGCGGGATGACATCGCCAAAGTGGCGAAGCGGATCGCGATCCCAGCGGTGTTGACCGTCATCGCGTTCGTCGCGGTGCTGGTTCTGGCGCCGGGCCTGCGCATCCTGCCGCTGCTGGGGCTGACGCTGGCGGCGGGCGTTGCGGCCGCAAGCATCGCTCCGCTGTGGAAGCGCAAGCTGCGTCGCACGCCGCTCTTCACCTGGGGGATGGTGATCGCCCATCTCGGCGTCGCGGTGAGCCTTGCCGGCATGGCGTGCGAGAGCGCCTTCACCAAGGAGACGCTGGTCGCCGCGCGACCGGGCGAGACCGTCACGGTAGGCCCCTATGCGATCCGTTTCGCGAGCGTCGATCCGGTGCCGGGACGCAATTTCACCGCCGTGCAGGCGACTCTGGTGGCGACGCGCGGCTCCTCGACGCCGATCACCCTCAAGCCCGAGCAGCGCACCTTCGACAACCCGCCCCAGCAAACCAGCGAGAGCGCCATCGCGACGCGCTGGGACGGCCAGCTCTATACGGTGGTCGGCGCGCCGGTGCCGGGCGGGCGCTGGCAGCTGCGCCTGTGGTGGAAGCCGTTCGTGACGTTGATCTGGCTCGGCGGCGCGCTGATCGCGCTGGGCGGGGCGCTGTCGCTGATCGGGCGCGCGCTGCCCCGTCACAGGCCTGTCGTCGAACATACCGGATTTGCGAGGTTCGGATGA
- a CDS encoding DsbE family thiol:disulfide interchange protein, with translation MSLRTVRILLWLPLVAFLIVLGLVSSGLIKPHDASVHSRMVGNPLPAFSLPSTRAGQAPVTSASFADGKVRLINIFGSWCVPCAVEMPQLVELKREGVIIDGIASRDTPADSLAFLKRYGDPFDRIGDDKTSAVQIAIGSSGVPETYVVDGKGIIRAQHIGPIQPQDMADILAAMKDAQ, from the coding sequence ATGAGTTTGCGTACCGTCCGCATCCTGCTGTGGCTGCCGCTGGTGGCCTTCCTGATCGTACTGGGCCTGGTCTCCAGCGGTCTGATCAAGCCGCATGACGCCAGCGTCCATTCGCGGATGGTCGGCAATCCGCTGCCCGCCTTCTCGCTGCCCAGCACGCGCGCCGGCCAAGCCCCCGTCACCTCCGCCAGTTTTGCCGACGGAAAAGTCCGCCTCATCAACATCTTCGGCAGTTGGTGCGTGCCCTGCGCGGTCGAGATGCCGCAACTGGTCGAGCTGAAGCGTGAAGGTGTCATCATCGATGGCATCGCAAGCCGCGACACGCCGGCCGACAGCCTCGCCTTCCTCAAACGCTACGGCGATCCGTTCGACCGCATCGGCGACGACAAGACTTCCGCCGTGCAGATCGCGATCGGCTCGTCGGGCGTCCCCGAAACCTATGTGGTGGACGGCAAGGGCATCATCCGCGCCCAGCATATCGGCCCGATCCAGCCGCAGGACATGGCGGACATCCTTGCCGCCATGAAGGATGCGCAGTGA
- a CDS encoding cytochrome c-type biogenesis protein, which translates to MVPGALLADPTMAPEPLSYTQLPDPAQEAQAQALMQTIRCVVCQGQSIADSDADLAGDMRALVRQRIAEGEKPEAIRAWLIQRYGRWVSYTPPVDAVTWPLWIAPILLLGIGGLLARSAFRRRRA; encoded by the coding sequence ATGGTGCCCGGTGCGTTGCTCGCCGATCCCACGATGGCGCCCGAGCCGCTGTCCTACACCCAGCTTCCCGATCCGGCGCAGGAGGCGCAGGCGCAGGCGCTGATGCAGACGATCCGCTGCGTCGTCTGCCAGGGCCAGTCGATCGCCGATTCGGATGCCGATCTCGCCGGCGACATGCGCGCGCTCGTCCGCCAGCGGATCGCGGAGGGCGAGAAGCCCGAGGCGATCCGCGCATGGCTGATCCAGCGCTATGGCCGCTGGGTGAGCTACACGCCGCCGGTCGATGCGGTGACGTGGCCGCTGTGGATCGCGCCGATCCTGCTGCTGGGCATCGGCGGCCTGCTTGCGCGATCGGCGTTTCGGAGGCGGCGCGCATGA
- a CDS encoding tetratricopeptide repeat protein: MIGWAIFAIMAFAVLGLLAWPVKLGKPALMLVAAALFTAAAGYAWQGEPGLVGAPAADKPQEMAPDTLFASERMRFLNHYGETGIALGTADAFHRFGEDEASAWLLRNAIVKRPADVDLRVGYAHALFVLARGRMTPAVILAFDRADGLAHKDNPAPAYFRGLAYLEAGDFDGADQTWRALRAGLPVGSPWIAIMDARLELLGLLRQRAAQEDAPPP, encoded by the coding sequence ATGATCGGCTGGGCGATCTTCGCGATCATGGCGTTCGCTGTGCTTGGCCTGCTGGCCTGGCCGGTGAAGCTCGGCAAGCCGGCGCTGATGCTGGTGGCCGCCGCCCTGTTCACCGCCGCCGCCGGATATGCCTGGCAGGGCGAGCCGGGGCTGGTGGGCGCGCCCGCTGCGGACAAGCCGCAGGAGATGGCGCCGGACACATTGTTCGCCAGCGAGCGGATGCGCTTCCTCAATCACTATGGCGAAACCGGCATCGCGCTCGGCACTGCCGACGCCTTCCATCGCTTCGGCGAGGATGAGGCCTCCGCGTGGCTGCTTCGTAATGCGATCGTCAAACGGCCTGCCGACGTCGATCTGCGTGTCGGTTATGCCCATGCCCTGTTCGTGCTGGCGCGCGGCCGCATGACGCCCGCGGTAATCCTGGCCTTCGATCGCGCCGATGGGTTGGCCCATAAGGACAATCCCGCGCCGGCCTATTTCCGGGGTCTCGCCTATCTGGAGGCGGGCGATTTCGACGGGGCGGACCAGACGTGGCGCGCGCTTCGCGCTGGCCTGCCGGTCGGTTCCCCGTGGATCGCGATCATGGATGCGCGCCTCGAATTGCTGGGCCTCCTGCGCCAGCGTGCCGCACAGGAAGACGCGCCGCCGCCCTGA
- a CDS encoding potassium transporter Kup: MPPKPGDQSLIPQEHQPHAGESLLKLSIGAIGVVFGDIGTSPIYAFRETFAGHHKLLPDAPHVMGVLSLIFWSMMVVVTLKYVSIIMRADNKGEGGSLALLALVSRSLKGEKRWTKGLVLLGVFATALFFGDSMITPAISVLSAVEGLTVVESGMGEFVIPIAIGILIGLFMLQARGTARIGVLFGPIMLLYFAVLAVLGLVNLVAMPGVLWSLNPMHALAFFAHEPLRAFLAMGSVVLAVTGAEALYADMGHFGRQPIRLSWLVFVLPALMLNYLGQGAMILSATPADAMEIIKSPFFLLAPDEFRLPLVILATMATVIASQAVISGAFSVTQQAIQLGFIPRLRITHTSAAAAGQIYIPVINWTLMVMVILLVLGFKTSTNLAAAYGIAVTGAMLIDTLLLATLLFSLWKWNKAGAGVLILLFLLVDLAYFSANLTKVPDGGWFPLLIGFIAFTLLTTWAKGRELMLKRLNEVAMPVQVFVKSAANSAERVPGTAVFMTTARDGVPHALLHNLKHNKVLHERVILLTVRIEDVPYVSQAYRTQVKEFGQGFYRMVVHYGFMQEPDVPAALSNVQGIGAPLRMMDTSFFLARQTLIASSRPGMWVWREKLFAWMLRNAESAMEFFKLPSNRVVELGSQVEI; this comes from the coding sequence ATGCCGCCGAAGCCCGGCGACCAGTCGTTGATCCCGCAGGAGCATCAGCCGCACGCGGGCGAGAGCCTGCTCAAGCTGTCGATCGGCGCGATCGGCGTGGTGTTCGGCGATATCGGCACCAGCCCGATCTACGCCTTCCGCGAAACCTTCGCCGGCCATCACAAGCTGCTGCCCGACGCGCCGCACGTGATGGGCGTGCTCAGCCTGATCTTCTGGTCGATGATGGTGGTGGTGACGCTGAAATACGTCTCCATCATCATGCGCGCCGACAACAAGGGCGAAGGCGGGAGCCTCGCGCTGCTGGCGCTCGTCTCGCGTTCGCTCAAGGGCGAGAAGCGCTGGACCAAGGGCCTCGTCCTGCTCGGCGTGTTCGCCACCGCGCTGTTCTTCGGCGATTCGATGATCACCCCGGCCATCTCGGTGCTGTCGGCGGTGGAAGGTCTCACCGTCGTCGAGAGCGGGATGGGCGAGTTCGTCATCCCGATCGCGATCGGCATCCTGATCGGCCTGTTCATGCTGCAGGCGCGCGGCACGGCGCGGATCGGCGTGCTGTTCGGCCCGATCATGCTGCTCTATTTCGCGGTGCTGGCGGTGCTCGGCCTCGTCAATCTCGTCGCAATGCCGGGCGTGCTGTGGTCGCTGAACCCGATGCACGCGCTGGCCTTCTTCGCGCACGAGCCGCTGCGTGCCTTCCTCGCCATGGGATCGGTCGTGCTGGCGGTGACCGGTGCCGAGGCGCTTTATGCCGACATGGGCCATTTCGGTCGCCAGCCGATCCGGCTGTCGTGGCTGGTGTTCGTGCTGCCGGCGCTGATGCTCAATTATCTGGGGCAGGGCGCGATGATCCTGTCGGCGACGCCCGCCGACGCGATGGAGATCATCAAGTCGCCCTTCTTCCTGCTGGCGCCGGACGAGTTCCGCCTGCCGCTCGTCATCCTCGCCACGATGGCGACGGTGATCGCCTCGCAGGCTGTGATCTCGGGCGCGTTCTCGGTCACGCAGCAGGCGATCCAGCTCGGCTTCATCCCTCGCCTGCGCATCACCCACACGTCCGCCGCCGCCGCCGGTCAGATCTACATCCCGGTGATCAACTGGACGCTGATGGTGATGGTGATCCTGCTGGTGCTGGGCTTCAAGACCTCCACCAACCTCGCCGCCGCCTACGGCATCGCGGTGACGGGCGCGATGCTGATCGACACGCTGCTGCTGGCGACCCTGCTCTTCTCGCTGTGGAAGTGGAACAAGGCCGGGGCGGGCGTGCTGATCCTGCTCTTCCTGCTGGTCGATCTCGCCTATTTCTCGGCCAATCTCACCAAGGTGCCCGACGGCGGCTGGTTCCCGCTGCTGATCGGCTTCATCGCCTTCACCCTGCTTACCACCTGGGCGAAGGGGCGTGAGCTGATGCTCAAGCGCCTCAACGAAGTGGCGATGCCCGTGCAGGTGTTCGTGAAATCCGCCGCCAATTCGGCCGAACGCGTGCCCGGAACCGCCGTATTCATGACGACCGCGCGCGACGGCGTGCCGCACGCGTTGCTCCACAACCTCAAGCACAACAAGGTGCTGCACGAGCGCGTGATCCTGCTTACCGTCCGCATCGAGGATGTCCCCTATGTCAGCCAGGCCTATCGCACGCAGGTGAAGGAGTTCGGGCAGGGCTTCTACCGCATGGTCGTCCATTACGGCTTCATGCAGGAGCCGGACGTGCCTGCCGCACTCTCCAACGTGCAGGGCATCGGCGCGCCGCTCCGGATGATGGACACCAGCTTCTTCCTCGCCCGCCAGACGCTGATCGCCTCGTCTCGACCCGGAATGTGGGTGTGGCGCGAGAAGTTGTTCGCCTGGATGCTGCGTAATGCGGAAAGCGCGATGGAATTCTTCAAGCTCCCCTCGAACCGCGTGGTGGAGCTGGGCAGCCAGGTCGAGATCTAG
- a CDS encoding 2'-5' RNA ligase family protein, which produces MAGEVAPVIVAAEFGKADSAWLDRLRRAHFPVERNVLPAHLTLFHHLPPALLAELDTRLKAAMREMARPSATIGEPMLLGRGVALRVRCAPLEALRADLADIFAGSLTPQDAAGWRPHVTLQNKVEPSVARALHAALCPEFVQPRPLVLTGLATHHYRGGPWERIARYRFAG; this is translated from the coding sequence ATGGCGGGCGAGGTCGCGCCGGTCATCGTCGCGGCCGAGTTCGGCAAGGCGGATTCCGCCTGGCTCGATCGCCTGCGCCGCGCGCACTTTCCGGTCGAACGCAACGTCCTGCCGGCGCACCTCACGCTGTTCCATCATCTGCCGCCGGCCCTCCTGGCCGAGCTCGATACGCGGCTGAAGGCGGCGATGCGCGAAATGGCGCGGCCGTCTGCGACCATCGGCGAACCGATGCTGCTGGGGCGCGGCGTCGCACTACGGGTGCGTTGCGCCCCGCTGGAGGCGCTGAGAGCCGACCTCGCCGACATCTTCGCAGGATCGCTCACTCCGCAGGACGCCGCTGGCTGGCGCCCGCACGTCACCCTTCAGAACAAGGTCGAGCCATCGGTCGCGAGGGCGCTGCACGCCGCCCTGTGCCCCGAATTCGTCCAGCCACGTCCGCTCGTGCTGACGGGGCTGGCGACGCACCATTATCGCGGCGGACCGTGGGAGCGGATCGCCCGCTATCGCTTCGCGGGCTGA
- a CDS encoding DUF3775 domain-containing protein yields MDLATPLDIICRIIVRSREVEAQVPGIDPDNDDPVDDSDDERDVLEDELDETAVDELRTAIDDLAEDQQIELLALALVGQGTYDASEWEDALEEAGDDGAEPAIDLLMDMPTLSENLEAGLAAFDLSCEGVGQID; encoded by the coding sequence ATGGACCTCGCAACCCCACTCGACATCATCTGCCGCATCATCGTCCGCTCGCGCGAGGTGGAGGCCCAGGTGCCCGGCATCGATCCCGACAATGACGATCCGGTCGATGATTCGGACGACGAGCGCGACGTGCTGGAGGACGAGCTGGACGAGACGGCGGTCGACGAACTGCGCACCGCCATCGACGATCTCGCCGAAGACCAGCAGATCGAACTGCTGGCGCTCGCACTGGTCGGACAGGGCACCTACGATGCTTCGGAATGGGAGGATGCGCTGGAGGAGGCCGGCGACGACGGCGCGGAGCCGGCGATCGACCTCCTGATGGACATGCCCACCCTGTCCGAAAATCTCGAAGCCGGGCTTGCCGCGTTCGATCTCAGCTGCGAGGGCGTGGGCCAGATCGACTGA
- the trxB gene encoding thioredoxin-disulfide reductase translates to MTATHSTRMLILGSGPAGLSAAIYGARAGMAPIVVQGIQPGGQLTTTTDVENYPGFREVIQGPWLMEEMQAQAEHVGAQMMWDTIVEVDLTQRPFRLVGDGGHVYLGDTLVIATGAQAKWLGLESEQKLRGQGVSACATCDGFFFRGKKVAVIGGGNTAVEEALYLTNHSHDVTLIHRRDSLRAEKILQERLFKHHGIKVLWNTEVEEFVGGEGNEGLVALNLKDTQTGETSTLDVHGGFVAIGHHPATELFEGHLALDEDHYIKVEPGTTRTSVPGVFACGDVMDKIYRQAITAAGTGCMAALDAERYLAEADFEAEEAVAAE, encoded by the coding sequence ATGACCGCCACCCATTCCACCCGTATGCTCATCCTCGGTTCCGGCCCAGCCGGTCTCTCGGCCGCCATCTACGGCGCACGGGCGGGGATGGCGCCGATCGTCGTGCAGGGCATCCAGCCGGGCGGACAGCTCACCACCACCACCGATGTCGAGAATTATCCGGGTTTCCGCGAGGTCATCCAGGGGCCGTGGCTGATGGAGGAGATGCAGGCGCAGGCCGAGCATGTCGGCGCGCAGATGATGTGGGACACGATCGTCGAGGTCGATCTCACCCAGCGCCCGTTCCGCCTCGTCGGCGACGGCGGCCATGTCTATCTCGGTGATACGCTGGTGATCGCCACCGGCGCGCAGGCCAAGTGGCTGGGCCTCGAAAGCGAGCAGAAGCTGCGTGGGCAGGGCGTCTCCGCCTGCGCGACCTGCGACGGCTTCTTCTTCCGTGGCAAGAAGGTGGCGGTGATCGGCGGCGGCAACACGGCCGTCGAGGAGGCCCTGTACCTCACCAATCACAGCCATGACGTCACCCTGATCCACCGCCGCGATTCGCTGCGCGCCGAGAAGATCCTGCAGGAGCGACTGTTCAAGCATCACGGCATCAAGGTGCTGTGGAACACCGAGGTCGAGGAGTTCGTCGGCGGCGAGGGCAATGAAGGCCTCGTCGCGCTGAACCTGAAGGATACGCAGACCGGCGAGACGAGCACGCTCGACGTGCATGGCGGCTTCGTTGCGATCGGCCACCACCCCGCGACCGAGCTGTTCGAAGGGCATCTGGCGCTCGACGAGGACCATTACATCAAGGTCGAGCCGGGCACGACGCGTACCTCCGTGCCGGGCGTGTTCGCGTGCGGCGACGTGATGGACAAGATCTACCGCCAGGCGATCACGGCGGCGGGCACCGGCTGCATGGCCGCGCTCGATGCCGAGCGTTATCTGGCCGAGGCGGACTTCGAGGCCGAGGAAGCGGTCGCCGCCGAATAA
- a CDS encoding hydrolase 1, exosortase A system-associated, translated as MDKGLRRIVALPCEGETLLATLDGPEDARIGWIFVVGGRQTRVGPHRLYERLAARLSETGQAVIRFERRGVGDSSGIDLGYLDSGADAAAALAALKDNFPDISQVLGFGLCDGASAIALVLPRLSGAVLANPWVVDPVDDLPPAAAIRGHYRQRLRDPQAWMRLLRGGVDLGKLWRGLRRSGRRDDDSLARRVADGLPPKTRIVLADGDGTAQAFAAAWRRLKDKPAAEIVSIPTASHSFADPPAFEALARTLIDYSAATASSASKSASAR; from the coding sequence TTGGATAAAGGCTTGAGGCGGATTGTTGCGTTGCCGTGCGAGGGCGAAACGCTGCTCGCCACACTCGATGGCCCCGAAGATGCGCGCATCGGCTGGATCTTCGTGGTCGGCGGGAGACAGACACGGGTCGGTCCGCATCGCCTCTATGAACGACTGGCGGCCCGCTTGTCCGAAACGGGACAGGCCGTGATACGCTTCGAACGCCGGGGCGTGGGAGACAGTAGCGGCATCGACCTGGGCTATCTGGACAGCGGAGCGGACGCAGCAGCAGCTCTGGCCGCGCTCAAGGACAACTTTCCCGATATTTCCCAGGTTCTTGGTTTCGGCCTTTGCGACGGCGCTTCAGCGATTGCGCTCGTCCTGCCCCGGCTGTCCGGCGCGGTGCTGGCGAATCCGTGGGTGGTCGATCCGGTGGACGATCTGCCGCCCGCCGCCGCGATCCGGGGCCATTACCGGCAACGTCTGCGCGATCCTCAGGCGTGGATGCGGCTGCTGCGGGGCGGCGTGGATCTCGGCAAGCTCTGGCGGGGCCTCCGCCGATCGGGACGTCGCGACGACGACAGTCTCGCCCGGCGCGTAGCCGATGGTCTGCCGCCGAAAACGCGCATCGTGCTCGCCGATGGCGACGGCACCGCCCAGGCTTTTGCCGCCGCTTGGCGCCGCCTAAAGGACAAACCAGCAGCGGAGATCGTCTCCATCCCCACCGCCAGCCACAGCTTCGCCGACCCGCCAGCGTTCGAGGCGCTGGCGCGGACCCTGATCGATTATTCGGCGGCGACCGCTTCCTCGGCCTCGAAGTCCGCCTCGGCCAGATAA